Below is a genomic region from Ferribacterium limneticum.
AGGTGGTATCCGCTTATCGTCCCTGGCTGCCGAGCAGATGGCTGTGATCGACAAGAGTTCGAACATGGTGGCGGCTTCCATAGACGAAATTTCTGATGCTCTTGCTCAACAGAGCGCATCTGCCCAAGAGATTGCGCGCAAGGTTGAAGCGGTTGCCAGCATGAGTGAAGAGAACAGTTCTGCTGCCGGCGAAACGGTTGTTGTCGCGGCGGAACTCGATCAGTTGAGCGAGGTTTTGCGCGTGGCCGCAGGCAAATTCAAGGTTTAGCCCGTCGCAATTGCTTTATGGAATAGCAGTTGTTTTTACAATCGCTTATCGTGTGACGCCCCGTTGCTCAGGTAGTTGCTGGCGCTGGGGTTTCGTCATGACGAAACGCACTTTTTGGCCTTTCCTTAACTATGCCGGGATGCTGAGATATCAGAGGATACGGAAACGCAAACCATATCCCGCTGATGTCTGCGATGAAGAGTGGGTTTTTGTCGCCCCTTATTTGACACTGTTGTCGCTGGATGCCGGACTACGCTGGCATGACTTACGGGATGTTTTCAATGCCCTACGCTGGATAGTGCGGACCGGCGCCCCGAGGCGACGGCTTCCGCACGATCTGCCGCCCTGAGAAGTCGTCTATTAGCAGACTCGGCGCTGGATCGAGGGGGGCTGCTTTGAGGCGATGGTGCCTGACCTGCGCGTACTCTTGCGCCTGAATGAAGGCCCCCCGCCCTATTCCTCAGCGGCCATTCTGGGCAGCCGAACCGTGCAATCGACCCCGACCAGTGGCGCCCGGGCCGTCTACGACGGCGCGAAACGCAATCGCGGCTCGAAAGCCGCTGTGGCGGTGGATACGTTGGGGCACTGCTGGCTTTGCAGATCACGCCGGCTGAAGCGCAAGGCCGGATCAAGTTGGGAAACTGGCAAAAGCCGTGCAGGCGGTCACGAAGCAGCAGATCTAACAGGCCTATGTCGATCAAGGCTATACCGGGTAAGTGCCGGGCGCTGCGGCTCGGTTACACAGCGTCGAACTGCAGGTGGTCAAGCTCCCGGAAGCCAAGCGCGGCGTCGTACTCCTACCCGGCGTTGGGTGGTCGAACGCACTTTCGCCTGGGTGGCTCGTTTTCGCCGCCTGGTACGAGACTATGAGCGCCTGCCCGAAACCCTGGCTGCACTGGACTGCACTTCATCGCATTTATCGGCCTCATGCTGCCGCTGGCGATCGATGCATTGAACATGTTTCCTAACATGCTCTAGGCACTATTAACCAGAGAGGGGTTGGAGATCTCTTGTTTTGTTTGCGGCAAGCGTATAATATCCATGCATACGACTATTTGATCCCTGTCTTGGGGCTGGTGTTTCATTGAATAATTGTTTTCGGGTTCTGGACGGAGGGGATATGGCTGGACTGTATTTTGAACAATTTGAGATTGGGCAAGTTTTTCGTCATGATATCCGTCGCACATTGACTGAGTCAGATAATGTTTTTTTCAGTTGTATGACTCACAACCCCGCAGCGATTCACATTGATGCTGAATATGCCAAGGGAACCGAATTCGGACGTCCGCTGATGAATAGCGCTTTCACTCTCGGTCTTATGGTTGGTATTTCGGTGGGTGACACGACGCTAGGTACTACCGTTGCAAATCTAGGATGGGATGAAGTTCGCTTCCCCAAGCCGCTTTTTGCTGGTGACACGATTCATGTTGAGACCACTGTGCTTGAGAAGCGGCCTAGTAAGTCTCGTCCAGACAATGGGGTCGTGATCTTTCTTCACACTGCCAAAAATCAGAGAAACGAACTTGTTGCGAGTTGCAAGCGTTCTGCTTTGATGTGCTGCCAGCCAAAGTGAAATAACGAATTTTTCTTCAATTTGAAAATCATGGTGTTTATCTGAGGGATGTAGATATGCATAGTCCGCTGGATTTTGAAACCAAAAATATCATCGAGCAGACTTTGCGCCGTTTCTTGGTGGACTGCTACGATCCGGCCGCCAGGCATGCCCGTCTGAAGGCCGGGAAAGTGGATTATCTTCGGGATTGGGCGCTTCTAGCTGAACTGGGTGTTCTCGGATTACCGTTTGGTGAAGATCTGGGTGGTTTGGGCGGGGCGGCTATTGATGTCGCTGATGCGATTCGGGTACTGGCCGGTGGTTTGGTTCTTGAGCCGTTCATCGAGTCGGCTGTCGTGGCGGGGGCTCTGCTTGCTAAAGGGGCGGATGCTAGGCGTCGCGTTGAGGCGGTATCGGCTCTTGTCGCCGGTGACGAAGTGACCGTTCTGATGGGAACTGCTCCGCGCTGCAGCGAGGTGTGTTGTTCACCGGTTCCTGGGGGGTACCAACTTGCCGGGAAATTCAAGGTCGTTCCCTATGGATGTCAGGCAGATAACTGGCTGGTAGTCGCGCTAGATGAGGCGGCACAGCCGCATGTCTTTCTTGTTCCTGCTTCGAGTCGGGAAGAGGATAGGGTAACCAGTGAATATCGTCTGATGGATAGCCGTCCGGCGACAGATGTTGATGTCTCTGGGATGTTCGTTTCTGAGCAGGCCCTTTGGTTGAAAGGTGATTCAGCCAGAATCGCGCTGCGTTATGCCGGTTTGAGGGCCGCCAGCGCTTATTGCGCGGATGCTGTTGGGGTTATGGAAAACTTGCTGGAAATTACCGGCGAATATCTCCGCACGCGGATCCAGTTTGGCGCGGTATTGGGGTCATTCCAAGCGCTTCAGCATCGCTATGCAAATATGTATATGGAATTATCAGAGGCGCGAGCGGTGGCGCGCCATTTTGCGGCGAGTCTCGATACCGAGCCGGAGGATAGGCAGCTTTGGTTACGTTTCGCGGCGGTTTCTGTCATTGAGCGCGCTGCCAGGTTAGTTGGTCAAGATGCGATCCAGCTTCATGGCGGGATGGGTGTGACCGATGAGTTGATCGTCAGTCACTATAACGCCAGGTTGATGGTCATCCTGACATTCCTTCGGCATTGGGTCTCCTTGGATTCATATGTGCGGGGCGAGTGTCCGTCGGTTGCCTGAAGCTGGATCCGCGTTATCTAAGGATTGGGAGAAAAGATTGTCAAATAACCTCAATGAACCTTTTAACGAACAGGCTTTTCGGGAAGAGGTTGCTGCCTTTGTCCGCGATCACCTTGCGCCGGAGACGCGGCACAAGGTTGAAAACGGACTCTACCTGGAAAAATCCGACTACGTTGGCTGGCAGAAGAGTTTGCGTCGGCAAGGGTGGTTTGGCGCGAGTTGGCCGGTAGAACATGGTGGTTCTGCCTGGGCGGTAAAAAAGGAACACATTTTTCTCCAGGAGTCTGTTCTGAACGCCGCGCCGATGATTATTCCCTACGGCGTTAACATGGTCGGCCCGGTCATCTATACCTTTGGCAACAAGGAACAACGGGAGAAGTACCTTCCCGGAATCCTCAATAGCGATACTTGGTGGTGTCAGGGGTATTCAGAACCTAATGCGGGTTCCGATCTGGCCTCATTGTCTACGACCGCGGTTCGCCAAGGTGACCACTACGTCGTCAACGGAACCAAGATGTGGACTACCGAGGCGCATTGGGCAGACATGATGCACTGCCTCGTCAGGACAGATAAGACAGTGAAGAAGCAGCAGGGTATCAGTTTCCTGTTGCTCGACATGAAGACACCCGGCATTACCGTGGAACCCATCGTTACGCTTGACGGTGTCCATCACACCAATCAGGTTTTTTTCGACAATGTTCGTGTACCAGTGGAAAACCTCGTGGGTCAGGAGGGCGACGGCTGGAAACTGGCCAAGTTCCTGCTTTCCCGCGAACGCTGCTTTATCGCGGATACGGGCAACAAGATGCGGATGATGCGACAGATCAAGCATGATGTTGAATGCTCTCTCCCAGGGGTATCCGAAACGGAGCGCACGCTTGTGTTGGTGCGCCTAGGGGAATTGGAAGCTTCGCTGACGGCGCTCCTTGCACTCGAACATGATTATGTAGAGGACTGGATGTCCGGTCGCGATGACGGCATTGGTGCGTCCGTATTGAAGGTCAGGGGGACGGAACTACTCCAGGCGATGACGGAATTCTGGCGAAATGTGCTGGGGTCCTACGGGGCATGTTATGACCCGGAAAATCGTAAAGGGGGGGAGGGACTCAGCGCCGCCGAGCCGTGGGTTCGAGCAACTGCGGTCAACTATGCCTATCTCTATGGGCGTTGCTGGAGCATTTTTGGTGGCTCGAACGAAATTCAACGAAACATTATTGCGGCCTCCCTTCTGAGGTCCTAAATCATTCGTATAACGGGGCTATAAATGTTTGAACGCAAGTTATTTACCGACGAGCACGAAATATTCCGTGCCTCAGTACGCAAGTTTATCGAATCTGAGATCACTCCGTATCACATGCAATGGGAGCATGACGGCATAGTCCCCCGAGATATCTGGCTGAAGGCCGGGGCAATGGGGCTTCTCGGGTGCTCCATCCCGGAGGAGTATGGCGGTGCCGGGGCGGATCATCTCTATGATTTTGTCCTCATTGAGGAGTTGGCCAGGGCCGGCATCACGGGACCAGGATTCGCTGTTCATAACGAGATGGTAATGCCATATATATTGGCCTTTGGCACCGATGAGCAAAAGCGGTTCTGGCTGCCAAAAATGGTTAGTGGTGAGATTATCGGTGCCTTGGGTTTGACCGAGCCACACGCTGGCAGCGACCTGAAAAATATTCGTACCCGTGCCGTGCGAGAGGGCAGCGAGTACGTCATATCCGGCCAAAAGGTTTTTATTTCGAATGGGCAATTGTGCGATGTCATCGTGCTGGCGACCAAGACAAATCCGCAAGCGGGGAGTCACGGGGTTTCCCTGTTTATCGTCGAAGCTTGGCGCGAAGGTTTCAAGCGAGGGCGCAGACTCGAGAAGATCGGATTGAAAGCACAAGATACTTCGGAATTGTTTTTCGAAGATGTACGGGTTCCCGCCACGAATATGCTGGGAACTGAAAACGGTGGTTTCAAGTTATTGATGAAGAACCTGGCTCAAGAACGCTTGACCCAGGCGGTGCGATCAGCTGCGGTAATTGAGGCGGTGCTCGAATGGACAATTCAATATGTGTCCGAGCGCGAGATGTTCGATCAGACCTTGAGCGATTTTCAAAATACCCAGTTCAAGCTTGCGGAATTAAAGACTGAGGCATGCGTTGGCCGGGTCTTTGTTGATCGCTGCATCGAGTCGTTCATGGTGCATACATTGGATGGCATCGACGCCGCGATGGCGAAACTATGGCTTTCCAACCTGCATGGCAAGGTGGTAGATGAATGCCTCCAGTTCTTTGGCGGATGGGGGTATATGTGGGAATACCCCATTGCGCGTGCGTACGCTGATGCACGAATAACCCGGATTGCCGGAGGGTCGATCGAGGTCATGAAACATATTATCGGCCGCAGTTTATTCGATCGAAAGAAGTAACAGAGACAATCTGGGAGATTTAATCAAATGGTACAAATCGGTATTGAAAATACTATCAAACGACATGTTCCCCTTCGATCAATGTTGTTTGTTCCAGGGGACAGTGAACGTAAGTTAGAGAAGGCAGTCTCGTCGCCTGCTGACGCGCTTATTCTAGACCTCGAGGACGCCGTCGCACCATCTCGGACCCACATCGCACGCGGGATGGTTCTCGAATACCTCAAATCGAGACCAGATCGCCAGCGTCAGGAGATATGGGTGCGCATCAATCCGCTTGCTACTCCTTCCGCCTTGAGGGATCTCGTGGTGGTTGCCGGCGCGCCGGACGGGCTGGTGCTTCCCAAAGTATCCTCTTATCACGACATAGTGCAATTGGCCCATTATCTGGAAGCTTTGGAAGTTCGCGAAGGTATCGATCCAGGGTCGATCCGGATTATTCCTGTGGCGACGGAAACGCCGCAGGCGCTTTTTTCCCTGGGGGGGTACGTGGGCTGCTCGCCGCGCTTGGTTGGTCTAACCTGGGGGGCTGAGGACATTGCTGCCGCCATTGGTGCGAGCACTAATCGTCGTCCGAATGGCGAGTACGATATGGTGTATCAACTCGCCCGTGCCTTGTGCCTGTCCGGTGCGGCAGCAGCGGAAGTACAGCCGATCGATACAATGTTTGGCGATTTTGCCAATCCTGAAGGACTTGAAGCCGACGCAAAATCTGCGCGGCAGGCAGGTTTTACCGGAAAAATCGCCATTCACCCAAATCAGGTGGAAATTATCAACCGCGCCTTTTCGCCGAGTACATCCGAGGTTGAGTGGTCTCAAAGAGTCGTCGATCTGTTTGCCAACAATCCTGGTCTGGGTACTGTCGGTCTGGATGGAAAGATGCTTGATATGCCGCATCTGAAGCAGGCTCAGCGCGTTCTCGAACTTGCTGCTAGCAAGTTTGATCGGGAAAAGGCATCCTAGATTCGGGTGAGCGTTGACGGTTATTGAGAAAACTATCTGATGATATCCGCTCGGCCTGACCAATTTTCCAAACTGCTGCCCAATCGCAATTGTAGTCTGCATCCCGAGGCCGCTGGTGAATTAGGGCCAGTCGAATTATTGGGTTTTGCAACTCAGGCAATATCTGTTGTTGAGTCCGTGTTGCTGCTGGCAATTCAATATACCTCAACGCGCAAACGATCCCATTCCACTGGAAACGATTTTACCGAAACGCGTTGCCAATTGGCAGATTTATGGGCCGAGGCGGCGACTCAACGAGCAATTGTCGATTGCTGCCTCCGGCGTCACTTTAACCGTCAGTTGAAGGCAGACGAGGCATTCGCAGCAAAACAGATTGGCGAACTACTGCAAGAGAGGGCGGTAAATTCCTGTTTGCAGATTGTCAAGCGGTATGGCTATAAATTGCGTTATTCCTCAACTGTTCGAGCCTGTCCCGACGTGGACAGCAAAGAAGCTGATAGCGACTCTGAAATAGTGATTCAGGAAATTATCCGGCGAAGCCTGACCGACTGGGGGCGCCGTTGACGCCACTGCCCGCTTTAAGAAGTTTTAGCGTAGTGCTGGCGGCCGGCAATGGGGTGCAGAGGGATTGCACTTAAATGTCATGATAAGAACTGGTGGTGATTCGCACAAAAACTAGGTGAATGCTCCTCGGGCGCTCCCCATGTATTCAAAATTGCTCGCTTGGTACCGGTAATTTACCATCGTCATGGTTGCGTCGGGAAGACTATCTTATTTTTGTGCAATTCCCGGCCAGGGTGGTTAAATAACATTAAAGTTCAATCGACCTGGTAGATGAGCTGACCACTTATGAAAGGGTCTGGGTCTGGCTACTGAGGAATTTTCTGCTACGCCCTTCGCAAGGCCATGTGTCGGGCAATCGCGACCGATAGGTCCGAATCATTTTGGTGATTGACTTGCATGCGCAGCAGTCCATTAGTAAAGGCATAAGTGTCGTGTGCCATTGCCGTTGGATCAAGTCCGCTTCGGAGTTTTCCATTGGTTGCCGCATGTTGATAGCCTTTTTCTATATTTTGAAGAAGGGCCTTGAAGGGGCGGCTGAGTTCTTTCTGAACACTGGCAAATTCATCGACATATTCGCAGCGCGAGGCCATGATTACAAAGACTTCTCGCACGATTGAGCATTCTTCAAAGACTCGGAAGAACTCCTTGATCGAGTCTTGGATTGCGTCTAATGGATTCTCGAACTGATTTGACTGCAGAGGTGCGTCAGCGCATTTAATAAGCGGCTCAAATACATTCTCGCACATGGCAAGAAAGAGGTCTGCCTTGTTCCGAAAGTGCCAGTAGACTGCGCCGCGAGTGACGCCAGCTTCCTTGGCGATAATCTCTAGTGTTGATCGCGCTACGCCGCGTTGTAGAAAGACCATTCGAGCGGCGTTGATAATATCCAGGCGGGTTTTTTCAGACTCTTTCTTTGTCTTTTTGACCATATTTGTCTTCTCCAAACTTTTCTGATGAACGGTGGATTGCCAAGCTATCGCAAGTCATTTTCAGAGTGACCGATAACCTCGAGATAATGATTTTTTAGTATCGCTATCCACAACATTTTCGAAAAAATTATTTCGCATAGAGTAAAAAAGTGGCCCGGGTTTTTCAGCCCGGGCCAAGAAAGTTCTGCTTATTGATCACGCAAGAGAGCAAGTCAGCAGAGCAGAGAAGGAGTGATATTTTCAGACATCAGATATTGCAGAAACCAGCTGGGGAACTGCTTCAAAAAGGTCGGCAACTAAGCCATAGTCAGCAATTTGGAAGATAGGAGCATCAGCATCCTTGTTTATGGCTACGATAATTTTTGAATCCTTCATGCCAGCGAGGTGCTGGATGGCTCCAGAAATTCCAATGGCCAAATATACTTGGGGAGCAACAATCTTTCCTGTCTGACCGACCTGAAAATCATTGGGTACAAAGCCTGCGTCAACCGCAGCACGAGATGCACCCAATGCCGCTCCCAGCGCGTCAGCGAGGGGCTCGAGCAACCTAATATAGTTTTCACCACTACCCAAACCTCGGCCACCCGAAACGATTATCTTGGCGGAGCCAAGTTCTGGGCGCTCGGATTTGCTAAGCTGAGAACTGATGAATCGGGTGTTCTGATAGTCTGTGGACGCTGCAATCGACTCGATTTCCGCGTTGTTTCCGTGTGCGGTAAATTCAAAGGCTGTAGTTCTAACGGTGAGTACTTTGACGGAGTCTGAACTCTTAACCGTAGCCAGGGCATTACCAGCGTATATCGGACGAACAAAGATATCGGGGCCTTCAACGGCAATGACGTCGGAAATTTGGGCAACATCAAGTAGTGCTGCGACCCGCGGCAATATGTTTTTTCCCGACGTGGTCGCTGGTGCCAGAATGTGAGTATAGCCGCCTGCATTTGCCACAATCAGCGAGGCCACGTTCTCGGCGGTTTGCGAGGCATAGTGGGTGGCATCTGCCAGCCTGACTTTGGTCACGCCCTGAAGTTGTGCTGCTTGTTCGGCAACGCCTTTGCAGTCTGAGCCAACCACCAGGACGTGTATGTCGGCCCCGATCTGCAGGGCGGCGGTAATGGTATTGAGCGTGGCGGCTTTGAGTTCTTTATTGTCGTGTTCGGCAATGACGAGGATAGGCATTGTTCTTTCCTTTATCAAATAACTTTGGCTTCATTGCGAAGCTTGTTGATCAAGTCGGGAACATCGGCCACTTGGATACCAGCGCTACGCTTGGGGGGTTCAACAACTTTCAGTGTCGTCAACCGCGGTTGAACGTCGACCCCCAAGTCTGCAGGAGTCAGAATATCAAGCGGCTTTTTCTTCGCTTTCATGATGTTGGGCAAGGTGGCGTAGCGCGGCTCATTTAAGCGCAGGTCAGTGGTAACAACTGCCGGCAGAGTGAGTTCGAGAGTCTCAAGGCCGCCATCGATTTCCCTAACGATCCGTGCGGTGGTGCCATCGAGGCTGATCTTCGAAGCAAATGTGGCTTGGGACCAACCTTGAAGCGCGGCAAGCATTTGGCCGGTCTGGTTGGCATCGTTATCAATGGCTTGTTTGCCACAGATGACCAGCGAGGGTGATTCTTTATCGCAGACGGCTTTCAAAAGTTTTGCGACAGCCAGTTGTTGGAGGTCGACATCGCTTTCGATCAGGATTGCGCGATCTGCGCCCATTGCCATCGCGGTTCGCAGGGTTTCTTGGCATGCCAATACGCCGCAGGAAATGGCAACAACTTCCGTGGCAATGCCGGCTTCTTTGAGACGCACGGCTTCTTCAACCGCAATCTCGTCAAAAGGATTCATACTCATCTTGACGTTATTGAGATCGACTCCGCTACCGTCATTCTTTACGCGTACCTTGACGTTGTAATCAACCACGCGTTTAACGGCCACTATAACTTTCATTGAGAGGCACTCCTTTACTGCTTTTCTATGTAAATCCACGAGGTTTTGCCAAGAGTTGGGACAAATCGATTGACGAGTTCCATACTGTAAAACCCAATCCGTACAATATCGTATTGACGCATACGATATTGTACGCGCATTCAGGTTTGATGCAATACCCGCGCGTTCGCAGGGCAATGGCATGAAATTCACGGTAGGCCGAGGAGATGTTCGTGATAGCGATCGGAACTGTTTCAGATCAGCTGGAAAATCAGGTTTTCCCGCTGGATTGGTGGTGATGCTATCTGCGACTCACCGCATACAGGATGTTGGTATTCCTAGATGAAAGCCTTGCGCATAGTCGACACCCATCGCCCGTACGGCCTCCAGAATTTCTTCGGACTCCACGAACTCGGCAATCGTCAAGATGCCCAGTTCCTGGCAAAGTCGGATCAGGTTACGCACCAGCGTGCTATCGATCTTTGACCTGACGATGTTCTTTACAAACGCCCCGTCGATCTTGACGAAATCGAATGTCAGTTCCCGCAGATAGTGGAACGAGTTGTAGCCGCTGCCGAAGTCATCGAGGGCGAAGAGGAATCCCTTTTTTCGCAAATCACCGAGGAATTTCCGCATGTGGGTCATGTCGCTGATGGCATCGCGCTCGAGAATTTCGAAGACGATTATGTGTGATGGAATCTCAAGTTCCGAGCACAACTGTTCGGCATAGGCGAGAATCCCCCGCCCCTGAATCTCTTGGGCGGATAGGTTGATGAACAGGCGAAACGGCGCCTTCTTTTCGTCCAAGCGGACGCGTGCCGCGACAATGGCCTGTTCGATGATGGCGCGATCGAGTTCCCGTCCGAGTCCGTATTTCTCAATCGTCTCGATGAATGCGCCGGCGGCCAGGACGTTTCCGTCAGGCTCTTTGATCCGGGCCAGGGTTTCATAGGCGAAGGGCTCGCCCGTCTTGCAATCAATAATGGTCTGATAGTACGGTACGACACGCCCCTCGCGGAGCGAGGCCCGCAGCGTCTCGGCATAGTCGCGTTTCGATCGGCTGGCGTAGAGACGATCCTGGACCGACTCCAGAGTCCCGATCGAATCCTTGCCCAGTTCCTTGGCGCGATAGAGGCCCAGGTCGACACCGGCCATCAGATCGGAAATACTCTTGGCATCGCCTGGGTAGGTCACCACGCCAATTGAGGTGGTGATGTGGAAATACTTGCCCTGCTCGCCCTCGAAGGTCATCTGCCGCAATTCGGTTCGCAGCTTCTCAGCGACAACCATCGCGCCGTCGACACCGGTCTCGACCAGGATGACCGCGAATTCGTCGCCGCCGATGCGCGTCGCCAGATCACCAGTTCGCATCAGCGAGCGCATGGTCTCGGCTACCTGAATTAAGACGCTGTCGCCGCAGGGGTGGCCATAGGTGTCATTGACGTCCTTGAAGTCGTCCAGATCGAGCATGAGGATCGAAAACTGGTGCTGATGCCGCTCGGAGCGCCCGATTTCATAGTCGAGGATGTCATTGAAATAGCGCCGGTTGTACAGCCCGGTCAGCGGATCATGGGTCGAATAGTATTCAAGCTCCAACAAGGTTCGGCTCAGCGCCTTGCTGGAACCGACCACCATCACCATCACCGCCAGAATCGAATGGATAACGCTGCTTTCCTGGGGGGTTAGGCCTTCGGTCGAGGCATAGGCGATCCCCAGTAGACCGGCGAGATTGGCGGTGTCGAGGTCGGCAACCGGGACCGTGATCAACCGGATATTGTCGATATTCCGATGTCCCCTGCTGTTCTCCGGCAGCACATGAAACTCTTCGATATCCAGAGGCACATCGGCGGGCAGGTTCAGATGGACGATCATGTCCCGCGCCAGCTTGCTCCGGGCCGATTGGGTGACTTCCTCCGAGTAGCTGCCCATGTAGTAAATATAGAGCGACAGGGCATTGTCTTCGGCAAAGGCGATAAAAAAGACATCAAACGGAAAGAAGGCGTGGAAGCCGAGCAGCACTTCCTGGACAAAGGCCTTCCACTGGGTGACTTTTTCGTGGGAGAGGACGATGGTTTCGAGCACCCGGCTTTGCCGCTCGAGCAGATCCTTCTCGATCAAGGTTCCGGCCAGATCGTTAGTCATTCGATTGAACTCGAACATGACCTGCTGCAAGTCACTGGCATTCTGCTGCCATTGGCGTCGCCGCTCGCCGAGCAGAAGCTCCAGCGTTTTGTCGAGCCGGGCGCAGCGGGCGGCGGCCCGCCCCAGGCTGCTGGTGATCTCATCCCGCTCGGCCTGATCGAGCTTGAAGCTGGCGACCCGCGTAATGGTGTCATGGAGTCCGGCGAGCAGTTCTGCGTGGGTGTTTTGGGTCAGTTCGGTGACGCTGGCCGCGAACAGCCTCGTTCGGGTCTGGTTCTCGAACAAGGCGGCAAACCGTTCCAGGACCTGCTGACGCAGTTCCGTCTGGCCCTCGGGGAGAAGTCGCGGGACGGTGCTCATCCTCAAACTCGCGTCTGGAATCGACCGGCCCCCACCATCAGGTCGACGCCACATTCCAGTTTCTTGAACCAGTCGAGAAACCCCTGGACGGCGGCCCCCCGATAAATGGGGCCATGCTGCGGGGCAATGAAATCGATGTCTAGCTGTGAAACAGCCTCGACCCAGAAGCGTGCTGCCCGGTTGGACCCCATGTAACGGCGATGAAAGCCTTCGATATGGGGCAAATGGGCCTTCAGGTCGTCCACATAAGGGTGGTCTTCTCCATCCGGCATCATGGCGGCACCGATGTCCCCGGTAAACAAGACCTTGGCGATGGGATCATAGACATTGATCTGCCCTTCGGAATGCAGGAAATGCGCGGGGACCAGTTCGAGATTGAATCCGGGTGCCAATGAGCACTGCATGCCTTCGTCCGGGACACCGATAAAACGCTGCATCGACGAAATCCCGTAATGGGGCAGGAAGCGCATCCAGATGCTCGACACGTAAACCGGCGCCTCGCTGATTTCGAGCCAGGTCGCAATGCCGCCGACGATGTCGGGATCCTGATGCGAGAGCATGATTGCCTTCAGCTTGTCCGGACTGAGGTAATTGAGCAGTTCCGAGAGGACCCGTGGCATGACGCCGAAGCCACCGGGGTCGAGCAGGACTCCGCTGTCCTCATGAACGATCAGGTACTGGTTGGACGGGATGCCATCTTCCTCACCAGGCTCACTTTCATTCAGGAGAATGAACTGATGGTTGTCAGAACTGAATATCGAAATATTTCTCATGCTGCTCTCCCTTGATGCCTTTTATCGTTATCGGCACAGTGAATGAGCCAATGGGCGCGATGCGTCGCGTCTTTAGCTTTTATGAATCTGAAATTCGCCGATCAGCGCTTTCAAGCTGTCCGACGTATCGAGCAGTTCATTCGACGCCAGCTGCGCCTGTTGAGCAGCCTGAAAATTGCCTTCAATCAACTGCGTGATCCGTTCCATGTTCTGAGCAACATCCTCGCTCGCCTGGGTTTGTTCGACGGTGGCCTCCGAGATGCTTTGCGACATCCGGGCCACCTCAGAAGCGGCCTGGGTCACGCCATCCAGGCTCTCGGCACTGCTTAGCAAAGAAGTGGTCGTGGCAACCACTTCCTTGCGGGCGGTGGCCATGGCCTCGACCGCCTCGGCGGTGACGCTCTGTATCTCAGCAATGGTGCTGGCAATGTCACGCGTGCTGGACGAGGTTCGCTCAGCGAGTGTCCGGACCTCATCGGCGACCACGGCAAAGCCACGTCCCTGTTCGCCGGCGCGTGCCGCTTCAATCGCGGCATTGAGTGCCAGAAGATTGGTTTGCCCGGCAATATCGGTAATCGCCTGGGTAATACTGTCAATCTTGGCAATGGCCGCCGACAAGACATTAATCGTCGCGCTTGAGTGCTCCACGGCCTCAACAACCCGTGTGGTCATCTGCACCGTTTCCCGGATTTGGTCATTCCCGGCCTTGATCAGTTGTTGGGCACGAAGCGCAGCCCCGGTCGTGTCGCTGGCGCTGCTGGCGACC
It encodes:
- a CDS encoding acyl-CoA dehydrogenase family protein — translated: MISARPDQFSKLLPNRNCSLHPEAAGELGPVELLGFATQAISVVESVLLLAIQYTSTRKRSHSTGNDFTETRCQLADLWAEAATQRAIVDCCLRRHFNRQLKADEAFAAKQIGELLQERAVNSCLQIVKRYGYKLRYSSTVRACPDVDSKEADSDSEIVIQEIIRRSLTDWGRR
- a CDS encoding TetR family transcriptional regulator, with translation MVKKTKKESEKTRLDIINAARMVFLQRGVARSTLEIIAKEAGVTRGAVYWHFRNKADLFLAMCENVFEPLIKCADAPLQSNQFENPLDAIQDSIKEFFRVFEECSIVREVFVIMASRCEYVDEFASVQKELSRPFKALLQNIEKGYQHAATNGKLRSGLDPTAMAHDTYAFTNGLLRMQVNHQNDSDLSVAIARHMALRRA
- a CDS encoding electron transfer flavoprotein subunit alpha/FixB family protein: MPILVIAEHDNKELKAATLNTITAALQIGADIHVLVVGSDCKGVAEQAAQLQGVTKVRLADATHYASQTAENVASLIVANAGGYTHILAPATTSGKNILPRVAALLDVAQISDVIAVEGPDIFVRPIYAGNALATVKSSDSVKVLTVRTTAFEFTAHGNNAEIESIAASTDYQNTRFISSQLSKSERPELGSAKIIVSGGRGLGSGENYIRLLEPLADALGAALGASRAAVDAGFVPNDFQVGQTGKIVAPQVYLAIGISGAIQHLAGMKDSKIIVAINKDADAPIFQIADYGLVADLFEAVPQLVSAISDV
- a CDS encoding electron transfer flavoprotein subunit beta/FixA family protein, with translation MKVIVAVKRVVDYNVKVRVKNDGSGVDLNNVKMSMNPFDEIAVEEAVRLKEAGIATEVVAISCGVLACQETLRTAMAMGADRAILIESDVDLQQLAVAKLLKAVCDKESPSLVICGKQAIDNDANQTGQMLAALQGWSQATFASKISLDGTTARIVREIDGGLETLELTLPAVVTTDLRLNEPRYATLPNIMKAKKKPLDILTPADLGVDVQPRLTTLKVVEPPKRSAGIQVADVPDLINKLRNEAKVI
- a CDS encoding putative bifunctional diguanylate cyclase/phosphodiesterase, with amino-acid sequence MSTVPRLLPEGQTELRQQVLERFAALFENQTRTRLFAASVTELTQNTHAELLAGLHDTITRVASFKLDQAERDEITSSLGRAAARCARLDKTLELLLGERRRQWQQNASDLQQVMFEFNRMTNDLAGTLIEKDLLERQSRVLETIVLSHEKVTQWKAFVQEVLLGFHAFFPFDVFFIAFAEDNALSLYIYYMGSYSEEVTQSARSKLARDMIVHLNLPADVPLDIEEFHVLPENSRGHRNIDNIRLITVPVADLDTANLAGLLGIAYASTEGLTPQESSVIHSILAVMVMVVGSSKALSRTLLELEYYSTHDPLTGLYNRRYFNDILDYEIGRSERHQHQFSILMLDLDDFKDVNDTYGHPCGDSVLIQVAETMRSLMRTGDLATRIGGDEFAVILVETGVDGAMVVAEKLRTELRQMTFEGEQGKYFHITTSIGVVTYPGDAKSISDLMAGVDLGLYRAKELGKDSIGTLESVQDRLYASRSKRDYAETLRASLREGRVVPYYQTIIDCKTGEPFAYETLARIKEPDGNVLAAGAFIETIEKYGLGRELDRAIIEQAIVAARVRLDEKKAPFRLFINLSAQEIQGRGILAYAEQLCSELEIPSHIIVFEILERDAISDMTHMRKFLGDLRKKGFLFALDDFGSGYNSFHYLRELTFDFVKIDGAFVKNIVRSKIDSTLVRNLIRLCQELGILTIAEFVESEEILEAVRAMGVDYAQGFHLGIPTSCMR